The proteins below are encoded in one region of Belonocnema kinseyi isolate 2016_QV_RU_SX_M_011 chromosome 5, B_treatae_v1, whole genome shotgun sequence:
- the LOC117173164 gene encoding calexcitin-2, translating to MPISDFRKKKLLFVFNTFFDVNQSGSIDKKDFDLAVKTICDSRGWVPGNAKLQQTKDTLFKIWDGLRQRADSDQDGQISRDEWYSMWEEYAKDPENAPEWQQIYMNFVFDLEDSSGDGSIDEVEFSAVCSSHGVEDSEARDAFKKLQVGDEVTREKFQKLWREFFSSDEPNAPGNFIFGKTSFN from the exons ACGTTAACCAGAGTGGCTCTATCGACAAAAAGGATTTTGACCTTGCAGTTAAA aCGATTTGCGATTCGAGAGGATGGGTACCTGGAAATGCAAAACTTCAACAAACCAAGgacactttgttcaaaatttgggaCGGCCTCAGACAACGTGCGGATTCAGATCAGGATGGAcag ATCAGTCGAGATGAGTGGTACTCGATGTGGGAAGAATACGCAAAGGATCCCGAAAATGCTCCCGAATGGCAGCAGATATACATGAATTTCGTTTTCGACCTCGAAGATTCATCag gTGATGGATCAATTGACGAAGTAGAATTCAGTGCCGTTTGCAGCAGTCATGGAGTTGAAGACAGTGAAGCTCGGGACGCTTTCAAGAAATTACAAGTG GGCGATGAAGTGACTCGCGAAAAATTCCAGAAACTCTGGAGAGAATTTTTCTCCTCTGATGAACCCAATGCACCAGGAAACTTTATTTTTGGGAAAACATCGTTTAATTAG